One Helianthus annuus cultivar XRQ/B chromosome 7, HanXRQr2.0-SUNRISE, whole genome shotgun sequence genomic region harbors:
- the LOC110866643 gene encoding uncharacterized protein LOC110866643, with the protein MLTGPETRYSMIEKLVLALVRASRRLRRYFSGHVITVLTNYHLGQILSKPDVAGRLAKWAIELGGYNIQYKPRPAIKGQVLADFATEVPIDKVQECEAIQNPIPVFDDRVWTLHTDGASNDDGAGAGLRLVIPDDHELTYAIRLDFKSTNNEAEYEAFLAGPRLALKMGAKNLEAHVDSKLVVEQVNGHYDAKGETMALYLEQARMLISQFQTFKIVRINISENKHADTLSKLAATSFKHLAKEVRIEVLSNPSVPLKQVNIIEVGSPSWMSPIIMYLQHGKLPEGKAEARKIQNKALNYEMADGILYRKSFMGPLLCFFDKTDAQYLVREIHKGLCGIHAGPRMVVAKIMSEGYY; encoded by the coding sequence ATGCTAACTGGGCCAGAGACGCGCTACTCGATGATAGAAAAACTGGTCCTCGCGCTAGTACGTGCATCACGAAGACTACGCCGTTATTTCTCTGGCCATGTTATTACAGTTCTCACTAATTATCATCTAGGCCAAATTCTGTCCAAACCCGATGTTGCGGGGAGATTGGCCAAATGGGCCATCGAGTTGGGAGGATACAATATCCAATATAAACCTAGACCGGCAATTAAAGGGCAAGTATTAGCAGATTTCGCCACAGAAGTTCCCATAGATAAAGTACAGGAATGTGAGGCGATCCAAAACCCTATTCCAGTCTTCGACGATAGGGTTTGGACGTTGCACACAGATGGAGCTTCTAATGATGATGGTGCAGGCGCAGGCCTTCGACTAGTTATCCCAGATGATCACGAGCTTACATACGCAATACGCTTAGACTTCAAGAgtacaaacaacgaggcagaatatgaagcgtTTCTTGCAGGCCCCCGTCTGGCGCTTAAAATGGGAGCAAAAAACCTTGAGGCTCACGTCGATTCAAAGCTAGTGGTGGAACAAGTTAATGGTCATTACGACGCCAAGGGAGAAACCATGGCTTTATACCTGGAGCAAGCACGAATGCTTATCAGCCAGTTCCAAACATTTAAAATAGTTCGCATAAACATAAGTGAAAATAAACACGCAGACACGTTGAGCAAATTGGCTGCCACCAGCTTCAAGCATCTAGCAAAAGAGGTTCGCATTGAAGTATTATCCAATCCATCCGTCCCTCTAAAACAAGTAAACATCATCGAGGTCGGCAGCCCATCCTGGATGTCCCCAATCATCATGTACCTGCAGCATGGCAAACTTCCAGAAGGGAAAGCGGAAGCTAGGAAGATCCAGAATAAAGCGCTAAATTACGAAATGGCAGACGGTATTTTATACCGGAAATCATTTATGGGTCCACTCCTATGCTTTTTCGATAAAACAGATGCACAGTACTTAGTCAGAGAAATCCACAAAGGATTATGTGGGATCCACgccggaccacgcatggtagtggcaaAGATAATGAGCGAAGGCTACTATTAG